In Streptomyces pluripotens, the genomic window ACGAGTTGCCCGGCGCCGATGCCGAGATCGCCGACGAACGCGACCTGGAGCTCTTGAAGGACGCGTTCGAACGCACCGAGTACGCCCGGCGAACTCCGTACCGGGTCGAGACTCCCTTCCAGCTCAGCCTTGCCGGCCGCGTCGTACGGGGCCGCATCGACGCCGTCTACAAGAACGGTGATGGGGCCGATGCGACCTACGAGATCGTGGACTGGAAGACCAACCGCACCCGCACCGCCGACCCGCTCCAGCTCGCCGTGTACCGGCTGGCCTGGGCCGAACAACAACGCGTACCGCCCGAGTCCGTCACAGCCGCCTTCCTGTACGTACGCAGCGGTGAGGTCGTGCGCCCGCCGGACCTGCCCGACCGGGCGGCGCTGGAGCGGCTGCTCACGGACGGGACGCAATCAGTGACGGAGACGTCCTGAGTGTGACGAACCCCCGTCTACGGTGGCGGTGCGGGCCGATAGGCTCGTGAGCATGAGCCAGACCCCGGACAGCGCCGTCCACACGTACATCGGGCAGCACTGCGCCGCCTTCCTCGACGACCTCACGGCGTGGCTGCGCATCCCGTCGGTGTCGGCCCAGCCCGACCATGCGCCCGACGTACGCCGCAGCGCCGAGTGGCTCACCGCCAAGCTGAAGGAAACCGGCTTCCCGACCGCCGAGATCTGGGAAACTCCGGGCGCCCCGGCCGTTTTCGCCGAGTGGCCCTCGGGCGACCCCGGGGCCCCCACCGTCCTCGTCTACGGTCACCACGACGTCCAGCCCGCCGCCCGTGAGGACGGCTGGGACAGTGACCCCTTCGAGCCCGTCGTCCGCGGGAACCGTCTCTACGCGCGAGGGGCAGCCGACGACAAGGGCCAGGTCTTCTTCCACACACTCGGTGTCCGCGCCCACCTGGCCGCCACCGGCCGCACCGCCCCGGCGGTCCACCTGAAACTGCTGATCGAAGGTGAGGAGGAGTCCGGCTCCCCGCACTTCCGTGGCCTCGTGGAAGAGCACGCCAGGCGGCTCACTGCCGACGCCGTGATCGTCTCTGACACCGGGATGTGGTCCGAAGACACCCCGACCGTGTGCACGGGTATGCGGGGCCTGGCCGAGTGCGAGATCCGACTGTACGGCCCCGACCAAGACATCCACTCGGGGTCCTTCGGCGGTGCCGTACCCAATCCGGCCAGCGTCGCCGCCCGCCTGGTCACGGCCCTGCACGATGAGCGCGCCCGGGTGGCAGTCCCCGGGTTCTACGACGGCATCGTCGAGCTGACCGACCGCGAGCGCGAGCTCTTCGCCGAACTGCCCTTCGACGAAGAGCGCTGGCTGCGCACCGCGAAGTCGCACGCTGTCCATGGCGAGGCCGGGCACACCACCCTGGAGCGCATCTGGGCCCGTCCGACCGCCGAGGTCAACGGAATCGGCGGTGGCTACCAGGGCCCCGGCAGCAAGACGATCATCCCGTCCTCGGCGACGGTGAAGCTGTCCTTCCGGCTGGTCGCCGGCCAGGAACCCGACCACATCGAGAAGATCGTCCGCGCCTGGACCACCCGGCAGGTGCCCGCGGGCATCCGCTGCGAGATCGACTTCGGCTCAGCCACCCGACCGTGCCTGACGCCGCTCGATCACCCCGCACTGCAGTCCGTGGTCCGGGCCATGGGCCGCGCCTTCCAGGGCCCGGTCCGCTTCACCCGCGAGGGCGGGTCCGGACCTGCCGCCGACCTCCAGGAGGTCCTCGAAGCCCCCGTGCTCTTCCTGGGCGTCTCCGTCCCTTCCGACGGCTGGCACGCCCCCAACGAGAAGGTCGAACTCGACCTCCTCCTCAAGGGCGTCGAGACCAGCGCCTACCTGTGGGGTGACCTGGCCGACCACTGGCGTCCCGCGCCCTGACGGGCCGCGCTGGGCGGACGGGCAGCGGATGCGGGGCACGCTGACAGCACCGCCCGCATGTACCGCCCCCGCCCGGTCCCCTCCCGCTCTACGTCCCGCCGAACCGTCCCGCCGATACGAACCGCTGCACTGGGGGAGTTGGAAGCACCCGTGACCACCTGGACCGACCACACAGCCGACCGTCCCATCTCGCTGACCGCCGCGAGCGGTATCGACCGCGCCGCCCACCACCGGCTGGACGAGGCCTGGCTCGCGGCGGCGTGGAGTCACCCCACCACCCGCTGCTTCGTGGTCTCTGGCGGCCAGGTACTCATCGACGAGACCCCGGACGGCCGGACCGAACTCGTCATGATCCCCTCGTTCGAAGCCCCGCTCACCGAGGCGCACCGCTACTTCCTCGGTATCGACGAGGACAGCGTCAGCTACTTCGCGTTGCAGAAGGACTCGCTGCCCGGCCGTATCGACCAGTCGGCCCGACCCGCGGGCCTGCGCGAGGCGGGCCTGCTGCTGTCCCCGCGCGATGCCGGACTCATGGTGCACGCGGTTGGCCTGGAGAACTGGCAGCGCACCCACCGGTTCTGCTCGCGCTGCGGCGAGCGCACGGTCATCGCCGCCGCTGGCCACATCCGCCGCTGCCCGGCCTGCGGTGCCGAGCACTACCCGCGCACTGACCCGGCAGTGATCATGGCTGTGACCGATGCCGACGACCGCATCCTGCTGGGCCGCCAGGTCCACTGGCCCGAAGGCCGCTTCTCCACCCTCGCCGGCTTCGTCGAGCCCGGGGAGTCGATCGAGCAGGCCGTGCGCCGCGAGGTCTACGAAGAGGCGGGCGTCTCCGTCGGCCCGGTCGAGTACGTCGCCAGCCAGCCCTGGCCCTTCCCGTCCAGCCTGATGCTCGGCTTCATGGCCCGCGCCACCTCGACCGAGATCAACGTCGACGGTGACGAGATCCACGAGGCCCGTTGGTTCTCCCGTGAGGAGCTCCATGAGGCCTTCGAGTCCGGTGAGGTGCTGCCGCCGTACGGGATCTCCATCGCGGCCCGCCTCATCGAGATGTGGTACGGCAAGCCGCTGCCGACGCGCAGTCCAGTCTGATCAACCGGTGACCGGAGCCCCCTACTGGAACCACAACGTCCACTACCACCGGACCGTGCTGGCTGCCGTGCCCAGCGGCTGCCGCACGGCTCTGGACGTCGGCTGCGGTGACGGCCTCCTCGCCGGACGGCTCGCGGCCCGTGCGCAGCGGGTGACGGGCGTGGACCGCTCACCGGAAATGATCCGGCAGGCCCGCGCGCGGCAGGCTGGGAACGGCCAGCCGCGGAATGTCACCTACGTCGAGGCCGACTACCTCGACGGCGCCTCGCTCCCGGCCTGCGCCTACGACTTCGTCAGCGCGGTCGCCGTCGTGCACCATGCCCGCTTCGGTGACGCGATCAACGCGCTGACCCGGCTCGTCGCACCCGGGGGCCGACTGATCGCCGTCGGGCTGGCGTACAACCACACGCCGCTGGACCGGGTGATCAGCGGCTGCGGGCTACCCGCGAGCCTGCTGTGCGCGCGCCTGCGCGGCGGCAAGCACGATCCGGTCGGCATGCCCGTGGAAGATCCGCCCATGCACTGGAGCGAGGTCCGCGGGGCAGTCCGGCTGCTGCTGCCCGGTTGCCGCTTCCGGCGGCGACTGCTCTGGCGCTACACCGTCGTGTGGGACAAGACACAGAACGGCGGCTCCTGAACCCCCAACCGGCTCCGGGAGCCGCCCTCCGGCCGTGCGTACCGTTCCTACAGAGCGGCCCCCTACTGACCTCGGTCAGAGGGGGCGCAGTGCCGGAAAGCGTCAGACCGCGAGAGCCTGCTTCACCTGGGCAAGGCTCGGGTTCGTCATGACGACCTCGTCGCCACCGCTGGTGGGAAGTACCCGAACGGTCGGGACGGTCTGGTTTCCGCCGTTCGCCTTCTCCACGAAAGCGGCGGACTCCGGGTCCTGCTCGATGTTGATCTCGGTGTAGGCGATCCCCTCCCGGTCCAGCTGGCTCTTCAGCCGCCGGCAGTAGCCGCACCACGTCGTGCTGTACATCGTCACAGTGCCCTGCATGTCTGTTGCGCTCCTCAGGCAATTCGGAAAGGTCGTCCAGGGCAAGAACATAAGCCACCGGCCCGCCATTCCCACCCGCGGCACGGTGCCCGGCTGTGACGCCCCCCGCATCGGCCTGCCCTGTTATACGACTATGGGCCGCTGCCTGTGGACAACCGACACAGCCGTCCCGGGCGACCTGGCAGCATGGCGGGGTGACAGCAGCAACGCATTCCACCCTCTTCCCGCAGGCACCGGACACGGCCGACGCGGTGCTCGAAGGGCTCGATCCCGAGCAGCGCGAGGTGGCCACCGCCCTGCACGGGCCGGTGTGCGTGCTGGCCGGAGCGGGCACCGGCAAGACCCGGGCGATCACGCACCGCATCGCCTACGGGGTGCGCGCCGGGATCCTGCAGCCGTCCAGCGTGCTCGCCGTCACCTTCACCAACCGTGCTGCTGGGGAGATGCGCGGTCGGCTGCGCCAGCTCGGCGCCCAGGGTGTTCAGGCTCGCACCTTCCACTCCGCTGCCCTGCGC contains:
- a CDS encoding dipeptidase; this translates as MSQTPDSAVHTYIGQHCAAFLDDLTAWLRIPSVSAQPDHAPDVRRSAEWLTAKLKETGFPTAEIWETPGAPAVFAEWPSGDPGAPTVLVYGHHDVQPAAREDGWDSDPFEPVVRGNRLYARGAADDKGQVFFHTLGVRAHLAATGRTAPAVHLKLLIEGEEESGSPHFRGLVEEHARRLTADAVIVSDTGMWSEDTPTVCTGMRGLAECEIRLYGPDQDIHSGSFGGAVPNPASVAARLVTALHDERARVAVPGFYDGIVELTDRERELFAELPFDEERWLRTAKSHAVHGEAGHTTLERIWARPTAEVNGIGGGYQGPGSKTIIPSSATVKLSFRLVAGQEPDHIEKIVRAWTTRQVPAGIRCEIDFGSATRPCLTPLDHPALQSVVRAMGRAFQGPVRFTREGGSGPAADLQEVLEAPVLFLGVSVPSDGWHAPNEKVELDLLLKGVETSAYLWGDLADHWRPAP
- a CDS encoding class I SAM-dependent methyltransferase; this translates as MTGAPYWNHNVHYHRTVLAAVPSGCRTALDVGCGDGLLAGRLAARAQRVTGVDRSPEMIRQARARQAGNGQPRNVTYVEADYLDGASLPACAYDFVSAVAVVHHARFGDAINALTRLVAPGGRLIAVGLAYNHTPLDRVISGCGLPASLLCARLRGGKHDPVGMPVEDPPMHWSEVRGAVRLLLPGCRFRRRLLWRYTVVWDKTQNGGS
- a CDS encoding mycoredoxin — encoded protein: MQGTVTMYSTTWCGYCRRLKSQLDREGIAYTEINIEQDPESAAFVEKANGGNQTVPTVRVLPTSGGDEVVMTNPSLAQVKQALAV
- the nudC gene encoding NAD(+) diphosphatase; translated protein: MTTWTDHTADRPISLTAASGIDRAAHHRLDEAWLAAAWSHPTTRCFVVSGGQVLIDETPDGRTELVMIPSFEAPLTEAHRYFLGIDEDSVSYFALQKDSLPGRIDQSARPAGLREAGLLLSPRDAGLMVHAVGLENWQRTHRFCSRCGERTVIAAAGHIRRCPACGAEHYPRTDPAVIMAVTDADDRILLGRQVHWPEGRFSTLAGFVEPGESIEQAVRREVYEEAGVSVGPVEYVASQPWPFPSSLMLGFMARATSTEINVDGDEIHEARWFSREELHEAFESGEVLPPYGISIAARLIEMWYGKPLPTRSPV